From one Mesoplodon densirostris isolate mMesDen1 chromosome 19, mMesDen1 primary haplotype, whole genome shotgun sequence genomic stretch:
- the FHOD1 gene encoding FH1/FH2 domain-containing protein 1 isoform X1, with amino-acid sequence MAGEEDRGDGEPVSVVTVRVQYLEDTDPFACANFPEPRRAPTCSLDGALPLGAQIPALHHLLGAPLKLEDCALQVSPSGYYLDPELSLEEQREMLEGFFEEISKGRKPTLILRTQLSLRVNAILEKLYGSSGPELRRSLFSLKQIFQEDKDLVPEFVHSEGLSCLIHVGAAADHNYQSYILRALGQLMLFVDGMLGVVAHSETVQWLYTLCASLSRLVVKTALKLLLVFVEYSESNAPLFIRAVNSVASTTGALPWANLVSILEEKNGADPELLVYTVTLINKTLAALPDQDSFYDVTDALEQQGMEALVQRHLGTAGTDVDLRAQLMLYESALRLEDGDMEEAVAGGRRITRRKPSSEEGKRIRRSLEVRSPEPGSTGPASPVVSTSSSSSASPALPTGPSSSPVGPAPPTGPASSAVGPVSGLRTTLSLFPTISVTRSPDSSCERSIYKLHQTAPVCARESPSVPQFPTGQARLEARFLENVAAAETEKQAALAQGQAETLAGAMHDGVDGLPDTQELRGSPEPAPAPGTPPSAAPQILLRTRHSLEPEPKEPLAPPSPKAEPVRELPPSVPSLCIGDLDFSDLGEDEDQDVLNTESVEAGKGVPPPPPPLPGGPPPPPPPPPPPIKSPFPPPPPAAALTPSAPDGLALPTKRKTVKLFWRELKLAGVHGGSGSRFGPCPTLWASLEPVSVDTARLEHLFESRAKDVLPSKKAGEGRRTVTTVLDPKRSNAINIGLTTLPPVHVIKAALLNFDEFAVSKDGIEKLLTMMPTEEEQQKIEEAQLANPDIPLGPAENFLMTLASIRGLAARLQLWAFKLDYDSMEREIAEPLFDLKVGMQQLVQNATFHCILATLLAVGNFLNGSQTGSFQSSGFELSYLEKVSEVKDTVRRQSLLHHLCSLVLQTRPDSSDLYSEIPALIRCAKVDFEQLTENLGQLERRSRAAEESLRSLSKHELAPALRARLTHFLAHCTRRVATLRVVHRRVCNRFHAFLLYLGYTAEAAREARVMQFCHTLREFALEYRTCRDRVLQQQQKRATYRERNKTRGRMITETEKFSGVAAGETPSNPSIPVAVSSGPGEGDANSHASMKSLLASKPEDTTHGRRSRGMVQSSSPVMPTAVGPCPVPPEEPPGSSLPSDTSDEIMDLLVQSVTKSSPRALAARERKRSRGNRKSLRRTLKSGLAEDLVQALGLSKGPGLEV; translated from the exons ATGGCCGGCGAGGAGGACCGCGGGGACGGGGAGCCGGTATCAGTGGTGACCGTGCGAGTGCAGTACTTAGAGGACACCGACCCTTTCGCATGTGCCAACTTCCCGGAGCCGCGCCGGGCCCCCACCTGCAGCCTGGACGGGGCGCTGCCCCTGGGCGCGCAGATACCCGCGCTGCACCACCTGCTGGGGGCGCCGCTCAAG CTAGAGGACTGTGCCCTGCAAGTGTCTCCGTCTGGATACTACCTGGACCCTGAGCTGTCCCTAGAAGAGCAGCGGGAGATGCTGGAGGGCTTCTTTGAAGAGATCAG CAAAGGGCGGAAGCCTACTCTGATCCTGCGGACCCAGCTCTCTCTGAGAGTCAATGCCATCTTAG AAAAGTTGTATGGCTCCAGTGGCCCTGAGCTCCGCCGCTCCCTCTTCTCACTAAAGCAGATCTTCCAG GAGGACAAGGACCTGGTGCCTGAATTCGTGCACTCGGAGGGGCTGAGTTGCCTAATCCACGTGGGCGCTGCTGCGGACCACAACTACCAGAGCTACATCCTCCGAG cactagGCCAGCTGATGCTTTTTGTGGATGGGATGCTGGGGGTGGTGGCCCACAGTGAGACCGTGCAGTGGCTATACACACTGTGTGCCAGCCTG TCCCGCTTGGTGGTGAAGACAGCCCTGAAGCTGCTGCTGGTGTTTGTGGAATACTCGGAGAGCAACGCACCACTGTTCATCCGTGCAGTCAACTCTGTGGCCAGCACCACGG GTGCTCTTCCATGGGCCAATTTGGTGTCCATCCTGGAGGAGAAGAATGGCGCTGACCCCGAGTTGCTGGTGTACACTGTCACCCTCATCAACAAG ACTCTGGCAGCGCTCCCGGATCAGGACTCCTTCTACGACGTGACGGATGCACTGGAGCAGCAGGGCATGGAGGCACTGGTCCAGCGCCACTTGGGCACCGCGGGCACTGACGTCGACCTGCGCGCTCAGCTTATGCTGTATGAG AGCGCCCTGCGGTTGGAGGATGGGGACATGGAAGAAGCCGTCGCAGGTGGGCGGCGCATCACCCGCCGAAAGCCTTCCTCAGAGGAGGGCAAGAGGATCCGCCGATCTCTAGAAGTGCGCTCCCCGGAGCCTGG CTCCACAGGCCCCGCCTCACCAGTCGTCtcgacctcctcctcctcctccgccagCCCTGCCTTGCCGACcggcccctcctccagccccgtaGGCCCCGCCCCACCTACAGGCCCCGCCTCCAGCGCCGTGGGCCCTGTCTCTGGCCTCCGTACCACCCTGAGCCTCTTTCCTACCATCTCCGTGACGCGCTCACCCGACAGCTCCTGCGAGAGGAGCATCTACAA aCTTCACCAAACTGCTCCTGTTTG TGCCCGTGAGAGCCCATCTGTCCCCCAGTTCCCTACTGGGCAGGCCAGGCTGGA AGCCCGGTTCCTGGAGAATGTAGCAGCAGCAGAAACAGAAAAGCAGGCTGCGCTGGCCCAGGGCCAGGCAGAGACACTGGCTGGAGCCATGCACGATGGTGTCGATGGACTCCCAG ACACCCAAGAATTACGGGGCTCCCCAGAACCAGCCCCTGCACCCGGCACACCCCCGAGCGCTGCCCCTCAAATCCTGCTCCGTACTCGGCACAGCCTCGAGCCAGAGCCCAAGGAGCCCTTGGCCCCACCAAGCCCCAAGGCTGAGCCCGTCCGGGAGCTCCCTCCCAGCGTACCCAGCCTCTGCATTGGGGACCTGGACTTCTCAGACCTGGGGGAGGATGAAGACCAGGACGTGCTGAACACGGAGTCTGTGGAGGCGGGGAAAGGGGTCCCGCCCCCGCCACCCCCGCTCCCGGGAGGCCCCCCACCtcctccgcccccaccccccccacccatcAAAAGCcccttcccaccaccacccccagctgcCGCTCTTACCCCCTCAGCACCTGATGGCCTAGCCCTCCCCACCAAGAGGAAGACAGTAAAACTCTTCTGGCGGGAGCTAAAGCTGGCTGGGGTCCATGGAGGCTCTGGCAGCCGCTTTGGGCCCTGTCCCACCCTGTGGGCCTCACTCGAGCCTGTCTCGGTGGATACAGCCCGGCTAGAACACCTGTTCGAGTCCCGTGCCAAGGACGTGCTGCCTTCCAAG AAAGCTGGTGAGGGCCGCCGCACAGTGACCACCGTGCTGGACCCCAAGCGCAGCAACGCCATCAACATCGGCCTAACCACGCTGCCACCTGTGCACGTCATTAAGGCTGCCCTGCTCAACTTTGATGAGTTTGCTGTCAGCAAGGATGGCATTGAG AAGCTACTGACCATGATGCCCACAGAGGAGGAGCAGCAGAAGATCGAGGAGGCCCAGCTGGCCAATCCTGACATACCCCTGGGCCCAGCCGAGAACTTCCTGATGACTCTTGCTTCCATCAGGGGCCTGGCTGCCCGCCTACAACTCTGGGCCTTCAAGCTGGATTATGACAGCATGGAGCGG GAAATTGCAGAGCCACTGTTTGACCTGAAAGTGGGCATGCAACAGCTGGTGCAAAATGCCACCTTCCACTGCATCCTGGCCACCCTGCTGGCTGTGGGCAACTTCCTCAACGGCTCCCAG ACAGGGTCCTTTCAGAGCAGCGGCTTTGAGCTGAGCTACCTGGAAAAGGTGTCAGAGGTGAAAGACACGGTGCGCCGACAGTCACTGCTGCATCATCTCTGCTCCCTGGTGCTCCAGACCCGGCCTGATTCCTCTGACCTCTACTCAGAAATTCCTGCCCTGATCCGCTGTGCCAAG GTGGACTTTGAGCAGCTGACTGAGAACCTGGGGCAGCTGGAGCGCCGGAGCCGGGCAGCCGAAGAGAGCCTGCGGAGCTTGTCCAAGCACGAGCTGGCTCCAGCCCTGCGTGCCCGCCTCACCCACTTCCTGGCCCATTGTACCCGCCGTGTTGCCACGCTGAGGGTCGTGCACCGCCGTGTCTGCAACAG GTTCCACGCCTTCCTGCTGTACCTGGGGTACACAGCGGAGGCAGCCCGTGAGGCGCGCGTCATGCAGTTCTGCCACACGCTGCGGGAGTTCGCACTGGAGTATCGGACTTGCCGGGACCGggtgctgcagcagcagcagaagcgGGCCACATACCGTGAGCGCAACAAGACCCGGGGACGCATGATCACCGAG ACGGAGAAGTTCTCAGGTGTGGCGGCTGGGGAAACCCCCAGCAACCCATCTATCCCAGTGGCTGTGAGCAGTGGGCCAGGAGAGGGTGATGCCAACAGTCACGCCAGCATGAAGAGTCTGCTAGCCAGCAAGCCCGAGGACACCACACATGGCCGCCGCAGCAGAG GCATGGTCCAGAGCAGCTCCCCAGTCATGCCCACAGCAGTGGGGCCCTGCCCTGTACCCCCAGAAGAACCTCCAGGCTCCAGTTTACCCAGTGACACTTCAGATGAGATCATGGACCTGCTGGTGCAGTCAGTGACCAAGAGCAGTCCTCGTGCCTTAGCTGCACGGGAACGCAAGCGTTCCCGTGGCAACCGCAAGTCTT TGAGACGGACGCTGAAGAGCGGGCTCGCAGAGGACCTGGTACAGGCACTAGGACTGAGCAAGGGTCCTGGCCTGGAAGTGTGA